A stretch of the Panthera uncia isolate 11264 chromosome D1, Puncia_PCG_1.0, whole genome shotgun sequence genome encodes the following:
- the CELF1 gene encoding CUGBP Elav-like family member 1 isoform X2 produces the protein MVISLTFLHEACCADLKTLHSERLNITSFFQNSLCCELSLSEVKSLSSKKMNGTLDHPDQPDLDAIKMFVGQVPRTWSEKDLRELFEQYGAVYEINVLRDRSQNPPQSKGCCFVTFYTRKAALEAQNALHNMKVLPGMHHPIQMKPADSEKNNVEDRKLFIGMISKKCTENDIRVMFSSFGQIEECRILRGPDGLSRGCAFVTFTTRAMAQTAIKAMHQAQTMEGCSSPMVVKFADTQKDKEQKRMAQQLQQQMQQISAASVWGNLAGLNTLGPQYLALYLQLLQQTASSGNLNTLSSLHPMGGLNAMQLQNLAALAAAASAAQNTPSGTNALTTSSSPLSVLTSSGSSPSSSSSSSVNPIASLGALQTLAGATAGLNVSSLAGMAALNGGLGSSGLSNGTGSTMEALTQAYSGIQQYAAAALPTLYNQNLLTQQSIGAAGSQKEGPEGANLFIYHLPQEFGDQDLLQMFMPFGNVVSAKVFIDKQTNLSKCFGMLASLLVSGGLSAFTTENKKGLKAGRAGFELGYHLTQPWADQFFYCCLWMMDFYPYCCSGSKNNVWK, from the exons GCTGAACATAACTTCCTTTTTTCAAAATTCCCTGTGTTGTGAACTGAGCTTGAGTGAAGTGAAATCTTTGAG CTCAAAGAAAATGAACGGCACCCTGGACCACCCAGACCAACCGGATCTTGATGCTATCAAGATGTTTGTGGGCCAGGTTCCAAGAACCTGGTCTGAGAAGGACTTGAGGGAACTCTTTGAACAGTATGGTGCTGTCTATGAAATCAATGTCCTAAGGGATAGGAGCCAAAACCCTCCTCAGAGCAAAG GGTgctgttttgttacattttacaCCCGTAAAGCTGCATTAGAGGCGCAGAATGCTCTTCACAACATGAAGGTCCTACCAGGG atgCATCATCCTATACAGATGAAACCTGCCGACAGTGAGAAGAACAATG TGGAAGACAGGAAGCTGTTTATTGGTATGATTTCCAAGAAGTGCACTGAAAATGACATCCGAGTCATGTTCTCTTCATTTGGACAGATTGAAGAATGCCGGATATTACGGGGACCTGATGGCCTGAGCCGAG GTTGTGCGTTTGTGACTTTTACAACAAGAGCCATGGCACAGACGGCTATCAAGGCAATGCATCAAGCACAGACCATGGAG GGCTGCTCATCTCCCATGGTGGTAAAATTTGCTGATACGCAGAAGGACAAAGAACAGAAGAGAATGGCCCAGCAGCTCCAGCAGCAGATGCAGCAAATCAGCGCAGCATCTGTGTGGGGAAACCTTGCTGGTCTAAATACTCTTGGACCCCAGTATTTAGCA CTTTATTTGCAGCTCCTTCAGCAGACTGCCTCCTCTGGGAACCTCAACACCCTGAGCAGCCTCCACCCAATGGGAG GGTTAAATGCAATGCAGTTACAGAATTTGGCTGCCCTAGCTGCTGCAGCTAGTGCAGCTCAGAACACACCAAGTGGTACCAATGCTCTCACTACATCCAGCAGCCCCCTCAGCGTACTCACCAGTTCAG GGTCCTCACCGagctccagcagcagcagctctgTCAACCCCATCGCCTCCCTTGGAGCTCTGCAGACATTAGCTGGAGCAACGGCAGGCCTCAACGTCAGCTCTTTGGCAG GGATGGCTGCTTTAAATGGTGGCCTGGGCAGCAGCGGCCTTTCCAACGGCACCGGGAGCACCATGGAGGCCCTGACGCAGGCCTACTCGGGAATCCAGCAATATGCTGCCGCGGCACTCCCTACTCTGTACAACCAGAACCTGTTGACACAGCAGAGTATCGGTGCTGCTGGAAGCCAGAAGGAAG GTCCAGAGGGAGCCAACCTGTTCATCTACCACCTGCCCCAGGAGTTTGGAGATCAGGACCTGCTGCAGATGTTTATGCCCTTTGGGAATGTCGTGTCTGCCAAGGTTTTCATAGACAAGCAGACAAACCTGAGCAAGTGTTTTGGTATGTTGGCTTCTCTTTTGGTGTCGGGAGGGTTAAGTGCCTTTACCACTGAGAACAAAAAGGGTCTGAAAGCAGGAAGAGCAGGGTTTGAATTGGGTTACCATTTAACTCAACCTTGGGCAGatcaatttttttattgctgtttatgGATGATGGATTTCTACCCATACTGTTGCTCCggaagtaaaaataatgtatGGAAATAG
- the CELF1 gene encoding CUGBP Elav-like family member 1 isoform X3: protein MVISLTFLHEACCADLKTLHSERLNITSFFQNSLCCELSLSEVKSLSSKKMNGTLDHPDQPDLDAIKMFVGQVPRTWSEKDLRELFEQYGAVYEINVLRDRSQNPPQSKGCCFVTFYTRKAALEAQNALHNMKVLPGMHHPIQMKPADSEKNNAVEDRKLFIGMISKKCTENDIRVMFSSFGQIEECRILRGPDGLSRGCAFVTFTTRAMAQTAIKAMHQAQTMEGCSSPMVVKFADTQKDKEQKRMAQQLQQQMQQISAASVWGNLAGLNTLGPQYLALLQQTASSGNLNTLSSLHPMGGLNAMQLQNLAALAAAASAAQNTPSGTNALTTSSSPLSVLTSSGSSPSSSSSSSVNPIASLGALQTLAGATAGLNVSSLAGMAALNGGLGSSGLSNGTGSTMEALTQAYSGIQQYAAAALPTLYNQNLLTQQSIGAAGSQKEGPEGANLFIYHLPQEFGDQDLLQMFMPFGNVVSAKVFIDKQTNLSKCFGMLASLLVSGGLSAFTTENKKGLKAGRAGFELGYHLTQPWADQFFYCCLWMMDFYPYCCSGSKNNVWK from the exons GCTGAACATAACTTCCTTTTTTCAAAATTCCCTGTGTTGTGAACTGAGCTTGAGTGAAGTGAAATCTTTGAG CTCAAAGAAAATGAACGGCACCCTGGACCACCCAGACCAACCGGATCTTGATGCTATCAAGATGTTTGTGGGCCAGGTTCCAAGAACCTGGTCTGAGAAGGACTTGAGGGAACTCTTTGAACAGTATGGTGCTGTCTATGAAATCAATGTCCTAAGGGATAGGAGCCAAAACCCTCCTCAGAGCAAAG GGTgctgttttgttacattttacaCCCGTAAAGCTGCATTAGAGGCGCAGAATGCTCTTCACAACATGAAGGTCCTACCAGGG atgCATCATCCTATACAGATGAAACCTGCCGACAGTGAGAAGAACAATG CAGTGGAAGACAGGAAGCTGTTTATTGGTATGATTTCCAAGAAGTGCACTGAAAATGACATCCGAGTCATGTTCTCTTCATTTGGACAGATTGAAGAATGCCGGATATTACGGGGACCTGATGGCCTGAGCCGAG GTTGTGCGTTTGTGACTTTTACAACAAGAGCCATGGCACAGACGGCTATCAAGGCAATGCATCAAGCACAGACCATGGAG GGCTGCTCATCTCCCATGGTGGTAAAATTTGCTGATACGCAGAAGGACAAAGAACAGAAGAGAATGGCCCAGCAGCTCCAGCAGCAGATGCAGCAAATCAGCGCAGCATCTGTGTGGGGAAACCTTGCTGGTCTAAATACTCTTGGACCCCAGTATTTAGCA CTCCTTCAGCAGACTGCCTCCTCTGGGAACCTCAACACCCTGAGCAGCCTCCACCCAATGGGAG GGTTAAATGCAATGCAGTTACAGAATTTGGCTGCCCTAGCTGCTGCAGCTAGTGCAGCTCAGAACACACCAAGTGGTACCAATGCTCTCACTACATCCAGCAGCCCCCTCAGCGTACTCACCAGTTCAG GGTCCTCACCGagctccagcagcagcagctctgTCAACCCCATCGCCTCCCTTGGAGCTCTGCAGACATTAGCTGGAGCAACGGCAGGCCTCAACGTCAGCTCTTTGGCAG GGATGGCTGCTTTAAATGGTGGCCTGGGCAGCAGCGGCCTTTCCAACGGCACCGGGAGCACCATGGAGGCCCTGACGCAGGCCTACTCGGGAATCCAGCAATATGCTGCCGCGGCACTCCCTACTCTGTACAACCAGAACCTGTTGACACAGCAGAGTATCGGTGCTGCTGGAAGCCAGAAGGAAG GTCCAGAGGGAGCCAACCTGTTCATCTACCACCTGCCCCAGGAGTTTGGAGATCAGGACCTGCTGCAGATGTTTATGCCCTTTGGGAATGTCGTGTCTGCCAAGGTTTTCATAGACAAGCAGACAAACCTGAGCAAGTGTTTTGGTATGTTGGCTTCTCTTTTGGTGTCGGGAGGGTTAAGTGCCTTTACCACTGAGAACAAAAAGGGTCTGAAAGCAGGAAGAGCAGGGTTTGAATTGGGTTACCATTTAACTCAACCTTGGGCAGatcaatttttttattgctgtttatgGATGATGGATTTCTACCCATACTGTTGCTCCggaagtaaaaataatgtatGGAAATAG
- the CELF1 gene encoding CUGBP Elav-like family member 1 isoform X11, with amino-acid sequence MAAFKLDFLPEMMVDHCSLNSSPVSKKMNGTLDHPDQPDLDAIKMFVGQVPRTWSEKDLRELFEQYGAVYEINVLRDRSQNPPQSKGCCFVTFYTRKAALEAQNALHNMKVLPGMHHPIQMKPADSEKNNAVEDRKLFIGMISKKCTENDIRVMFSSFGQIEECRILRGPDGLSRGCAFVTFTTRAMAQTAIKAMHQAQTMEGCSSPMVVKFADTQKDKEQKRMAQQLQQQMQQISAASVWGNLAGLNTLGPQYLALYLQLLQQTASSGNLNTLSSLHPMGGLNAMQLQNLAALAAAASAAQNTPSGTNALTTSSSPLSVLTSSGSSPSSSSSSSVNPIASLGALQTLAGATAGLNVSSLAGMAALNGGLGSSGLSNGTGSTMEALTQAYSGIQQYAAAALPTLYNQNLLTQQSIGAAGSQKEGPEGANLFIYHLPQEFGDQDLLQMFMPFGNVVSAKVFIDKQTNLSKCFGFVSYDNPVSAQAAIQSMNGFQIGMKRLKVQLKRSKNDSKPY; translated from the exons ATGGCTGCGTTTAAGTTGGATTTCCTTCCAGAAATGATGGTGGATCATTGCTCTTTGAATTCCAGTCCTGT CTCAAAGAAAATGAACGGCACCCTGGACCACCCAGACCAACCGGATCTTGATGCTATCAAGATGTTTGTGGGCCAGGTTCCAAGAACCTGGTCTGAGAAGGACTTGAGGGAACTCTTTGAACAGTATGGTGCTGTCTATGAAATCAATGTCCTAAGGGATAGGAGCCAAAACCCTCCTCAGAGCAAAG GGTgctgttttgttacattttacaCCCGTAAAGCTGCATTAGAGGCGCAGAATGCTCTTCACAACATGAAGGTCCTACCAGGG atgCATCATCCTATACAGATGAAACCTGCCGACAGTGAGAAGAACAATG CAGTGGAAGACAGGAAGCTGTTTATTGGTATGATTTCCAAGAAGTGCACTGAAAATGACATCCGAGTCATGTTCTCTTCATTTGGACAGATTGAAGAATGCCGGATATTACGGGGACCTGATGGCCTGAGCCGAG GTTGTGCGTTTGTGACTTTTACAACAAGAGCCATGGCACAGACGGCTATCAAGGCAATGCATCAAGCACAGACCATGGAG GGCTGCTCATCTCCCATGGTGGTAAAATTTGCTGATACGCAGAAGGACAAAGAACAGAAGAGAATGGCCCAGCAGCTCCAGCAGCAGATGCAGCAAATCAGCGCAGCATCTGTGTGGGGAAACCTTGCTGGTCTAAATACTCTTGGACCCCAGTATTTAGCA CTTTATTTGCAGCTCCTTCAGCAGACTGCCTCCTCTGGGAACCTCAACACCCTGAGCAGCCTCCACCCAATGGGAG GGTTAAATGCAATGCAGTTACAGAATTTGGCTGCCCTAGCTGCTGCAGCTAGTGCAGCTCAGAACACACCAAGTGGTACCAATGCTCTCACTACATCCAGCAGCCCCCTCAGCGTACTCACCAGTTCAG GGTCCTCACCGagctccagcagcagcagctctgTCAACCCCATCGCCTCCCTTGGAGCTCTGCAGACATTAGCTGGAGCAACGGCAGGCCTCAACGTCAGCTCTTTGGCAG GGATGGCTGCTTTAAATGGTGGCCTGGGCAGCAGCGGCCTTTCCAACGGCACCGGGAGCACCATGGAGGCCCTGACGCAGGCCTACTCGGGAATCCAGCAATATGCTGCCGCGGCACTCCCTACTCTGTACAACCAGAACCTGTTGACACAGCAGAGTATCGGTGCTGCTGGAAGCCAGAAGGAAG GTCCAGAGGGAGCCAACCTGTTCATCTACCACCTGCCCCAGGAGTTTGGAGATCAGGACCTGCTGCAGATGTTTATGCCCTTTGGGAATGTCGTGTCTGCCAAGGTTTTCATAGACAAGCAGACAAACCTGAGCAAGTGTTTTG GTTTTGTAAGTTACGACAATCCTGTTTCGGCTCAAGCTGCCATCCAGTCCATGAACGGCTTTCAGATTGGAATGAAGCGGCTTAAAGTGCAGCTCAAACGTTCGAAGAATGACAGCAAGCCCTACTGA
- the CELF1 gene encoding CUGBP Elav-like family member 1 isoform X5, giving the protein MAAFKLDFLPEMMVDHCSLNSSPVSKKMNGTLDHPDQPDLDAIKMFVGQVPRTWSEKDLRELFEQYGAVYEINVLRDRSQNPPQSKGCCFVTFYTRKAALEAQNALHNMKVLPGMHHPIQMKPADSEKNNAVEDRKLFIGMISKKCTENDIRVMFSSFGQIEECRILRGPDGLSRGCAFVTFTTRAMAQTAIKAMHQAQTMEGCSSPMVVKFADTQKDKEQKRMAQQLQQQMQQISAASVWGNLAGLNTLGPQYLALYLQLLQQTASSGNLNTLSSLHPMGGLNAMQLQNLAALAAAASAAQNTPSGTNALTTSSSPLSVLTSSGSSPSSSSSSSVNPIASLGALQTLAGATAGLNVSSLAGMAALNGGLGSSGLSNGTGSTMEALTQAYSGIQQYAAAALPTLYNQNLLTQQSIGAAGSQKEGPEGANLFIYHLPQEFGDQDLLQMFMPFGNVVSAKVFIDKQTNLSKCFGMLASLLVSGGLSAFTTENKKGLKAGRAGFELGYHLTQPWADQFFYCCLWMMDFYPYCCSGSKNNVWK; this is encoded by the exons ATGGCTGCGTTTAAGTTGGATTTCCTTCCAGAAATGATGGTGGATCATTGCTCTTTGAATTCCAGTCCTGT CTCAAAGAAAATGAACGGCACCCTGGACCACCCAGACCAACCGGATCTTGATGCTATCAAGATGTTTGTGGGCCAGGTTCCAAGAACCTGGTCTGAGAAGGACTTGAGGGAACTCTTTGAACAGTATGGTGCTGTCTATGAAATCAATGTCCTAAGGGATAGGAGCCAAAACCCTCCTCAGAGCAAAG GGTgctgttttgttacattttacaCCCGTAAAGCTGCATTAGAGGCGCAGAATGCTCTTCACAACATGAAGGTCCTACCAGGG atgCATCATCCTATACAGATGAAACCTGCCGACAGTGAGAAGAACAATG CAGTGGAAGACAGGAAGCTGTTTATTGGTATGATTTCCAAGAAGTGCACTGAAAATGACATCCGAGTCATGTTCTCTTCATTTGGACAGATTGAAGAATGCCGGATATTACGGGGACCTGATGGCCTGAGCCGAG GTTGTGCGTTTGTGACTTTTACAACAAGAGCCATGGCACAGACGGCTATCAAGGCAATGCATCAAGCACAGACCATGGAG GGCTGCTCATCTCCCATGGTGGTAAAATTTGCTGATACGCAGAAGGACAAAGAACAGAAGAGAATGGCCCAGCAGCTCCAGCAGCAGATGCAGCAAATCAGCGCAGCATCTGTGTGGGGAAACCTTGCTGGTCTAAATACTCTTGGACCCCAGTATTTAGCA CTTTATTTGCAGCTCCTTCAGCAGACTGCCTCCTCTGGGAACCTCAACACCCTGAGCAGCCTCCACCCAATGGGAG GGTTAAATGCAATGCAGTTACAGAATTTGGCTGCCCTAGCTGCTGCAGCTAGTGCAGCTCAGAACACACCAAGTGGTACCAATGCTCTCACTACATCCAGCAGCCCCCTCAGCGTACTCACCAGTTCAG GGTCCTCACCGagctccagcagcagcagctctgTCAACCCCATCGCCTCCCTTGGAGCTCTGCAGACATTAGCTGGAGCAACGGCAGGCCTCAACGTCAGCTCTTTGGCAG GGATGGCTGCTTTAAATGGTGGCCTGGGCAGCAGCGGCCTTTCCAACGGCACCGGGAGCACCATGGAGGCCCTGACGCAGGCCTACTCGGGAATCCAGCAATATGCTGCCGCGGCACTCCCTACTCTGTACAACCAGAACCTGTTGACACAGCAGAGTATCGGTGCTGCTGGAAGCCAGAAGGAAG GTCCAGAGGGAGCCAACCTGTTCATCTACCACCTGCCCCAGGAGTTTGGAGATCAGGACCTGCTGCAGATGTTTATGCCCTTTGGGAATGTCGTGTCTGCCAAGGTTTTCATAGACAAGCAGACAAACCTGAGCAAGTGTTTTGGTATGTTGGCTTCTCTTTTGGTGTCGGGAGGGTTAAGTGCCTTTACCACTGAGAACAAAAAGGGTCTGAAAGCAGGAAGAGCAGGGTTTGAATTGGGTTACCATTTAACTCAACCTTGGGCAGatcaatttttttattgctgtttatgGATGATGGATTTCTACCCATACTGTTGCTCCggaagtaaaaataatgtatGGAAATAG
- the CELF1 gene encoding CUGBP Elav-like family member 1 isoform X12 yields the protein MAAFKLDFLPEMMVDHCSLNSSPVSKKMNGTLDHPDQPDLDAIKMFVGQVPRTWSEKDLRELFEQYGAVYEINVLRDRSQNPPQSKGCCFVTFYTRKAALEAQNALHNMKVLPGMHHPIQMKPADSEKNNVEDRKLFIGMISKKCTENDIRVMFSSFGQIEECRILRGPDGLSRGCAFVTFTTRAMAQTAIKAMHQAQTMEGCSSPMVVKFADTQKDKEQKRMAQQLQQQMQQISAASVWGNLAGLNTLGPQYLALYLQLLQQTASSGNLNTLSSLHPMGGLNAMQLQNLAALAAAASAAQNTPSGTNALTTSSSPLSVLTSSGSSPSSSSSSSVNPIASLGALQTLAGATAGLNVSSLAGMAALNGGLGSSGLSNGTGSTMEALTQAYSGIQQYAAAALPTLYNQNLLTQQSIGAAGSQKEGPEGANLFIYHLPQEFGDQDLLQMFMPFGNVVSAKVFIDKQTNLSKCFGFVSYDNPVSAQAAIQSMNGFQIGMKRLKVQLKRSKNDSKPY from the exons ATGGCTGCGTTTAAGTTGGATTTCCTTCCAGAAATGATGGTGGATCATTGCTCTTTGAATTCCAGTCCTGT CTCAAAGAAAATGAACGGCACCCTGGACCACCCAGACCAACCGGATCTTGATGCTATCAAGATGTTTGTGGGCCAGGTTCCAAGAACCTGGTCTGAGAAGGACTTGAGGGAACTCTTTGAACAGTATGGTGCTGTCTATGAAATCAATGTCCTAAGGGATAGGAGCCAAAACCCTCCTCAGAGCAAAG GGTgctgttttgttacattttacaCCCGTAAAGCTGCATTAGAGGCGCAGAATGCTCTTCACAACATGAAGGTCCTACCAGGG atgCATCATCCTATACAGATGAAACCTGCCGACAGTGAGAAGAACAATG TGGAAGACAGGAAGCTGTTTATTGGTATGATTTCCAAGAAGTGCACTGAAAATGACATCCGAGTCATGTTCTCTTCATTTGGACAGATTGAAGAATGCCGGATATTACGGGGACCTGATGGCCTGAGCCGAG GTTGTGCGTTTGTGACTTTTACAACAAGAGCCATGGCACAGACGGCTATCAAGGCAATGCATCAAGCACAGACCATGGAG GGCTGCTCATCTCCCATGGTGGTAAAATTTGCTGATACGCAGAAGGACAAAGAACAGAAGAGAATGGCCCAGCAGCTCCAGCAGCAGATGCAGCAAATCAGCGCAGCATCTGTGTGGGGAAACCTTGCTGGTCTAAATACTCTTGGACCCCAGTATTTAGCA CTTTATTTGCAGCTCCTTCAGCAGACTGCCTCCTCTGGGAACCTCAACACCCTGAGCAGCCTCCACCCAATGGGAG GGTTAAATGCAATGCAGTTACAGAATTTGGCTGCCCTAGCTGCTGCAGCTAGTGCAGCTCAGAACACACCAAGTGGTACCAATGCTCTCACTACATCCAGCAGCCCCCTCAGCGTACTCACCAGTTCAG GGTCCTCACCGagctccagcagcagcagctctgTCAACCCCATCGCCTCCCTTGGAGCTCTGCAGACATTAGCTGGAGCAACGGCAGGCCTCAACGTCAGCTCTTTGGCAG GGATGGCTGCTTTAAATGGTGGCCTGGGCAGCAGCGGCCTTTCCAACGGCACCGGGAGCACCATGGAGGCCCTGACGCAGGCCTACTCGGGAATCCAGCAATATGCTGCCGCGGCACTCCCTACTCTGTACAACCAGAACCTGTTGACACAGCAGAGTATCGGTGCTGCTGGAAGCCAGAAGGAAG GTCCAGAGGGAGCCAACCTGTTCATCTACCACCTGCCCCAGGAGTTTGGAGATCAGGACCTGCTGCAGATGTTTATGCCCTTTGGGAATGTCGTGTCTGCCAAGGTTTTCATAGACAAGCAGACAAACCTGAGCAAGTGTTTTG GTTTTGTAAGTTACGACAATCCTGTTTCGGCTCAAGCTGCCATCCAGTCCATGAACGGCTTTCAGATTGGAATGAAGCGGCTTAAAGTGCAGCTCAAACGTTCGAAGAATGACAGCAAGCCCTACTGA
- the CELF1 gene encoding CUGBP Elav-like family member 1 isoform X14: MAAFKLDFLPEMMVDHCSLNSSPVSKKMNGTLDHPDQPDLDAIKMFVGQVPRTWSEKDLRELFEQYGAVYEINVLRDRSQNPPQSKGCCFVTFYTRKAALEAQNALHNMKVLPGMHHPIQMKPADSEKNNAVEDRKLFIGMISKKCTENDIRVMFSSFGQIEECRILRGPDGLSRGCAFVTFTTRAMAQTAIKAMHQAQTMEGCSSPMVVKFADTQKDKEQKRMAQQLQQQMQQISAASVWGNLAGLNTLGPQYLALLQQTASSGNLNTLSSLHPMGGLNAMQLQNLAALAAAASAAQNTPSGTNALTTSSSPLSVLTSSGSSPSSSSSSSVNPIASLGALQTLAGATAGLNVSSLAGMAALNGGLGSSGLSNGTGSTMEALTQAYSGIQQYAAAALPTLYNQNLLTQQSIGAAGSQKEGPEGANLFIYHLPQEFGDQDLLQMFMPFGNVVSAKVFIDKQTNLSKCFGFVSYDNPVSAQAAIQSMNGFQIGMKRLKVQLKRSKNDSKPY; the protein is encoded by the exons ATGGCTGCGTTTAAGTTGGATTTCCTTCCAGAAATGATGGTGGATCATTGCTCTTTGAATTCCAGTCCTGT CTCAAAGAAAATGAACGGCACCCTGGACCACCCAGACCAACCGGATCTTGATGCTATCAAGATGTTTGTGGGCCAGGTTCCAAGAACCTGGTCTGAGAAGGACTTGAGGGAACTCTTTGAACAGTATGGTGCTGTCTATGAAATCAATGTCCTAAGGGATAGGAGCCAAAACCCTCCTCAGAGCAAAG GGTgctgttttgttacattttacaCCCGTAAAGCTGCATTAGAGGCGCAGAATGCTCTTCACAACATGAAGGTCCTACCAGGG atgCATCATCCTATACAGATGAAACCTGCCGACAGTGAGAAGAACAATG CAGTGGAAGACAGGAAGCTGTTTATTGGTATGATTTCCAAGAAGTGCACTGAAAATGACATCCGAGTCATGTTCTCTTCATTTGGACAGATTGAAGAATGCCGGATATTACGGGGACCTGATGGCCTGAGCCGAG GTTGTGCGTTTGTGACTTTTACAACAAGAGCCATGGCACAGACGGCTATCAAGGCAATGCATCAAGCACAGACCATGGAG GGCTGCTCATCTCCCATGGTGGTAAAATTTGCTGATACGCAGAAGGACAAAGAACAGAAGAGAATGGCCCAGCAGCTCCAGCAGCAGATGCAGCAAATCAGCGCAGCATCTGTGTGGGGAAACCTTGCTGGTCTAAATACTCTTGGACCCCAGTATTTAGCA CTCCTTCAGCAGACTGCCTCCTCTGGGAACCTCAACACCCTGAGCAGCCTCCACCCAATGGGAG GGTTAAATGCAATGCAGTTACAGAATTTGGCTGCCCTAGCTGCTGCAGCTAGTGCAGCTCAGAACACACCAAGTGGTACCAATGCTCTCACTACATCCAGCAGCCCCCTCAGCGTACTCACCAGTTCAG GGTCCTCACCGagctccagcagcagcagctctgTCAACCCCATCGCCTCCCTTGGAGCTCTGCAGACATTAGCTGGAGCAACGGCAGGCCTCAACGTCAGCTCTTTGGCAG GGATGGCTGCTTTAAATGGTGGCCTGGGCAGCAGCGGCCTTTCCAACGGCACCGGGAGCACCATGGAGGCCCTGACGCAGGCCTACTCGGGAATCCAGCAATATGCTGCCGCGGCACTCCCTACTCTGTACAACCAGAACCTGTTGACACAGCAGAGTATCGGTGCTGCTGGAAGCCAGAAGGAAG GTCCAGAGGGAGCCAACCTGTTCATCTACCACCTGCCCCAGGAGTTTGGAGATCAGGACCTGCTGCAGATGTTTATGCCCTTTGGGAATGTCGTGTCTGCCAAGGTTTTCATAGACAAGCAGACAAACCTGAGCAAGTGTTTTG GTTTTGTAAGTTACGACAATCCTGTTTCGGCTCAAGCTGCCATCCAGTCCATGAACGGCTTTCAGATTGGAATGAAGCGGCTTAAAGTGCAGCTCAAACGTTCGAAGAATGACAGCAAGCCCTACTGA